A single Paratractidigestivibacter faecalis DNA region contains:
- a CDS encoding UTP--glucose-1-phosphate uridylyltransferase yields MKSIIPAAGLGTRFLPGTKVTPKEMLPVLDKPVIQYVVEEALAPEEVDECIIVSSQAKPQIMSYFTPDLALEDLLRSRGKEAYADAVKEAGSLPVDFCFQSEPLGLGHAIRCASYATGDEPFFVLLGDYMVPDKKILPRMMEVSKAHGGASVIAVAPCPEEEVSRYGIIAGKQVGSIAEFPEAGENDEGAVWKLTGMVEKPKAALAPSRLFIVGRYLLSPRVMELLKDQKPGAGNEIQLTDAMERCLAEEEFYALVIDPKEGYDTGTVAGWIATNARMAQADPRFASAFEEAMSE; encoded by the coding sequence ATGAAGTCAATCATCCCCGCCGCCGGCCTGGGCACCCGCTTCCTGCCGGGCACCAAGGTGACGCCCAAGGAGATGCTGCCGGTGCTGGACAAGCCGGTCATCCAGTACGTCGTCGAGGAGGCCCTGGCGCCTGAGGAGGTGGACGAGTGCATCATCGTCTCTTCCCAGGCCAAGCCCCAGATCATGAGCTACTTCACCCCTGACCTGGCCCTTGAGGACCTGCTGCGCTCCCGCGGCAAGGAGGCCTACGCCGACGCCGTCAAGGAGGCCGGGTCCCTCCCCGTGGACTTCTGCTTCCAGAGCGAGCCCCTGGGCCTGGGCCACGCCATCCGCTGTGCCTCCTACGCCACCGGCGACGAGCCCTTCTTCGTGCTCCTGGGCGACTACATGGTGCCCGACAAGAAGATCCTGCCCCGCATGATGGAGGTCTCCAAGGCCCACGGCGGCGCGTCCGTCATCGCCGTTGCCCCGTGCCCGGAGGAGGAGGTCAGCCGCTACGGCATCATCGCCGGCAAGCAGGTGGGCTCCATCGCCGAGTTCCCCGAGGCTGGTGAGAACGACGAGGGCGCTGTCTGGAAGCTCACCGGCATGGTCGAGAAGCCCAAGGCCGCCCTTGCTCCCAGCCGCCTGTTCATCGTCGGTCGCTACCTGCTCTCCCCGCGCGTCATGGAGCTGCTGAAGGACCAGAAGCCGGGTGCCGGCAACGAGATCCAGCTTACCGACGCCATGGAGCGCTGCCTGGCCGAGGAGGAGTTCTACGCCCTGGTCATCGACCCCAAGGAGGGCTACGACACGGGCACCGTCGCGGGCTGGATTGCCACCAACGCCCGCATGGCACAGGCCGACCCGCGCTTTGCCTCCGCCTTCGAGGAGGCCATGAGCGAGTAA
- a CDS encoding YitT family protein yields the protein MKLPSVLASARDGRSAPATPVENLSDFEVAPHEAEPAFEGASLIHGAALLTPEEDARSTRTIERRDSVGAAKTAVVLNFAVIMAAIAYVLFTAPNNLALGGASGLSIVIAGLVPGLPSAVALWGVNLACIVIGSVLTGKRAVAWSVAASLALSAYVSLFSQVMPIVSSITGDLWIDLLCAVVLTAVSAAMAYSVGASTGGTDIIIVALAKRTSLTTGIATLLVNSTSVVGSLLLFDLRTGIYCVIGLLIMTVVVNGVLDGMKQHKVVTVICKQPARVEEFIIRDLQRTATISEAYGAYSGNKVTSIMTVLNPRETLRLEKHIRGIDPTAFITYVNTSQITGRGFRLV from the coding sequence GTGAAGCTGCCCAGCGTACTCGCCTCCGCCCGCGACGGAAGGAGCGCGCCCGCCACACCTGTCGAAAACCTGAGCGACTTCGAGGTTGCGCCCCATGAGGCAGAGCCCGCGTTCGAGGGAGCCTCCCTCATTCATGGTGCGGCGCTGCTTACGCCCGAGGAAGACGCGAGGAGCACCCGCACCATCGAGCGACGCGACAGCGTCGGCGCCGCAAAGACAGCCGTCGTGTTGAACTTTGCCGTGATTATGGCGGCTATCGCCTATGTGCTGTTCACCGCGCCGAACAACTTGGCGCTCGGCGGTGCGTCGGGCCTCTCCATCGTGATCGCGGGGCTCGTTCCGGGATTGCCCAGCGCCGTCGCGCTCTGGGGAGTGAATCTTGCGTGCATCGTCATCGGGTCGGTGCTTACCGGAAAGAGGGCTGTCGCATGGAGCGTCGCAGCATCGCTCGCGCTCTCCGCGTACGTATCGCTCTTTTCGCAGGTCATGCCCATTGTCAGCTCGATAACAGGCGACCTGTGGATTGACCTTCTGTGCGCCGTGGTCTTAACCGCCGTAAGCGCAGCAATGGCCTATAGCGTCGGCGCCTCCACAGGCGGGACAGACATCATCATCGTTGCGCTTGCCAAGCGCACGAGCCTGACAACGGGCATAGCGACACTGCTCGTCAATTCGACGTCAGTCGTAGGGAGTCTATTGCTGTTTGACCTGCGCACGGGCATCTACTGCGTAATCGGTCTGCTCATCATGACGGTTGTAGTCAACGGCGTGCTCGACGGCATGAAGCAGCACAAGGTCGTGACCGTGATTTGCAAGCAGCCGGCGCGCGTAGAGGAGTTCATCATCCGCGATCTCCAGCGAACCGCGACCATCTCGGAGGCGTACGGCGCGTACTCGGGCAATAAAGTGACCTCGATCATGACGGTACTCAACCCACGCGAGACGCTGCGGCTCGAGAAGCACATCCGCGGGATCGACCCGACGGCCTTCATCACCTACGTGAACACGTCGCAGATCACCGGACGCGGATTCAGACTGGTCTAA
- the mfd gene encoding transcription-repair coupling factor → MFINRVSRRLLAAPEMAPLLRELAAGNDATLAVAQSARPLVLAALWAKDPRPCLLVVSGEEAADRTARSLAAWLGQDMVCRYPERKDRPWSEAAPDDAVIGARCQAVSRLASGEKCLVVASAHALLRRVPPVGSGYFASSTFAVGDEVPFEDVPALLVGMGYADNGEADAAGAFHVHGDVVDVWPAQSTSPVRLEFFGDEIDRIRRMVPSTGQTIGELESVTVSPCREMAFTDETVRRASRALYNRAQNDDRIAADLDLIERRAPQPTLERYLPVLYGGSASPLEHMCEEALVVLAEPRALFDDCMRAMDEVMVAAGSAHVSTEGLYTPPRQMDFGRQQRLSFSSILRAGSGAVTAELPVRQPGIAGSDAKLLGRVRQLLADNGSVLFAVPDRAARKALELRFNDESIPFAESLGSAEDNACRITDPAAPDSGRPLPRGQVTFFDAPVPAGIVIPSAGLAVFSVSDLSSRTAKSRRRARRVDPTSVTFPFKPGDYVVHATHGIALFADIVRQDVAGKDRDYFLLEYAGGDKLYVPLEQVDRITRYVGPDGKSPRLTRLNTADWSRATGKARKSAKKLAFDLVDLYTRRASVSGYAFGLDTPVQQEMESSFSYELTPDQASAVADIKADMEARKPMDRLLCGDVGFGKTEVALRAAFKCCQDGKQVMVLCPTTILAQQHYETFFSRFAPFDLKVAVLSRFVTPAQQRRALEGFAEGSVDVLIGTHRLLSADVNPHDLGMVVIDEEQRFGVQHKEQLKNMREQVDVLTLSATPIPRTMQMVMSGVRDMSLIMTPPPGRLPVKVTVGEYDPDLVSAAIRQEMGRHGQVYYVSNRVHTIDDAVERVREAAPEARIGVAHGKMTAREVEDVMLEFAEHEIDVLVATTIIESGIDNPHTNTLIIEDSQRLGLAQLYQLKGRVGRGRTQAYAYFMFPGETPLTPEATDRLTAINEYQDLGSGMKIAMRDLEIRGAGSLMGAEQHGNLSSVGFDLFTQMLGEAVAEARGETREVEEAEVTINLPADFYLAEEYLPEVDRRVLVYRKLAAAVDLAEVDELQKETEDSFGALPLAGRNLFDRARIRIRGQRLGVTSVSLTNGRLIYQGIEVPRDVALKLRGQGALNYPKSHKLAYPFHRGDGEVMPAAVGVLEQVGGDDEVDE, encoded by the coding sequence ATGTTCATCAACCGCGTTTCTCGCCGACTGCTGGCCGCGCCCGAGATGGCGCCCCTGCTGAGGGAGCTTGCTGCCGGAAACGACGCCACGCTGGCCGTGGCGCAGTCCGCCCGCCCGCTGGTGCTGGCCGCGCTCTGGGCCAAGGACCCGCGGCCGTGCCTCCTGGTGGTCTCCGGCGAGGAGGCGGCCGACCGCACGGCGCGCTCGCTTGCCGCATGGCTGGGCCAGGACATGGTCTGCCGCTACCCGGAGCGCAAGGACCGTCCCTGGTCGGAGGCTGCCCCGGACGACGCCGTCATCGGCGCGCGCTGCCAGGCCGTGAGCCGCCTTGCCTCTGGCGAGAAGTGCCTGGTGGTGGCCAGCGCCCACGCACTTTTGCGCCGCGTGCCGCCCGTGGGCAGCGGCTACTTTGCCTCCAGCACGTTTGCCGTGGGGGACGAGGTGCCCTTCGAGGACGTGCCGGCGCTTCTCGTCGGCATGGGCTACGCGGACAACGGCGAGGCGGACGCGGCCGGCGCCTTCCACGTCCACGGCGACGTGGTGGACGTCTGGCCCGCCCAGTCCACCTCGCCCGTGCGCCTGGAGTTCTTTGGCGACGAGATCGACCGCATCCGCCGCATGGTGCCCTCCACGGGCCAGACCATCGGCGAGCTGGAGTCCGTCACGGTGAGCCCCTGCCGCGAGATGGCCTTCACGGACGAGACGGTGCGCCGCGCCTCCCGCGCCCTGTACAACCGCGCCCAGAACGACGACCGCATAGCTGCCGACCTGGACCTCATTGAGCGCCGCGCCCCGCAGCCTACCCTGGAGCGCTACCTGCCCGTGCTCTACGGCGGCAGCGCCTCGCCGCTGGAGCACATGTGCGAGGAGGCCCTGGTGGTCCTGGCCGAGCCGCGCGCCCTCTTTGACGACTGCATGCGCGCCATGGACGAGGTCATGGTCGCCGCCGGAAGCGCCCACGTCAGCACCGAGGGGCTCTACACGCCGCCGCGCCAGATGGACTTTGGCCGCCAGCAGAGGCTTTCCTTCTCGTCCATCCTGCGTGCGGGGTCCGGTGCCGTGACGGCGGAGCTGCCCGTGCGCCAGCCGGGCATCGCGGGCTCCGACGCCAAGCTGCTGGGTCGTGTGCGCCAGCTTCTGGCAGACAACGGCTCGGTGCTCTTTGCCGTGCCGGATCGAGCGGCCCGCAAGGCCCTTGAGCTGCGCTTCAATGACGAGTCCATCCCGTTTGCGGAGTCCCTGGGCTCGGCCGAGGACAACGCCTGCCGCATCACGGACCCGGCGGCGCCCGACTCCGGCCGGCCCCTGCCGCGCGGCCAGGTCACGTTCTTTGACGCGCCGGTGCCGGCGGGCATCGTCATCCCGTCCGCGGGCCTGGCGGTCTTCTCGGTGAGCGACCTCAGCTCCCGCACGGCAAAGTCCCGCCGCCGCGCGCGTCGCGTAGACCCCACGAGCGTGACCTTCCCCTTCAAGCCGGGAGACTACGTCGTCCACGCCACGCACGGCATCGCCCTCTTTGCCGACATCGTGCGCCAGGACGTGGCCGGCAAGGACCGCGACTACTTCCTGCTTGAGTACGCGGGCGGCGACAAGCTCTACGTGCCTCTTGAGCAGGTGGACCGCATCACGCGCTACGTGGGCCCGGACGGCAAGAGCCCACGCCTCACGCGCCTGAACACCGCCGACTGGAGCCGCGCCACCGGCAAGGCCCGCAAGAGCGCCAAGAAGCTGGCGTTTGACCTGGTGGACCTCTACACGCGCCGTGCTTCCGTCAGCGGCTACGCCTTTGGCCTGGACACCCCCGTCCAGCAGGAGATGGAGTCCAGCTTCAGCTACGAGCTTACGCCCGACCAGGCAAGCGCCGTGGCCGACATCAAGGCCGACATGGAGGCCAGAAAGCCCATGGACCGCCTGCTCTGCGGAGACGTGGGCTTCGGCAAGACCGAGGTGGCCCTGCGCGCGGCCTTCAAGTGCTGCCAGGACGGCAAGCAGGTCATGGTGCTGTGCCCCACCACCATCCTGGCGCAGCAGCACTACGAGACGTTCTTCTCGCGGTTTGCACCGTTTGACCTCAAGGTGGCCGTGCTCTCCAGGTTTGTGACGCCGGCCCAGCAGAGGCGGGCGCTGGAGGGCTTTGCGGAGGGCTCGGTGGACGTGCTCATTGGTACGCACCGCCTGCTGTCTGCCGACGTCAACCCCCATGACCTGGGCATGGTTGTCATCGACGAGGAGCAGCGCTTTGGCGTGCAGCACAAGGAGCAGCTCAAGAACATGCGCGAGCAGGTGGACGTGCTGACGCTCTCGGCCACGCCCATCCCGCGCACCATGCAGATGGTCATGAGCGGCGTGCGCGACATGAGCCTCATCATGACGCCGCCGCCGGGCCGCCTGCCGGTCAAGGTCACGGTGGGGGAGTACGACCCCGACCTGGTGAGCGCCGCCATCCGCCAGGAGATGGGCCGCCACGGGCAGGTCTACTACGTGAGCAACCGCGTTCACACCATCGACGACGCGGTGGAGCGCGTGCGCGAGGCGGCGCCCGAGGCCCGCATCGGCGTGGCGCACGGCAAGATGACCGCACGCGAGGTCGAGGACGTGATGCTGGAGTTTGCCGAGCACGAGATAGACGTGCTGGTGGCGACGACCATCATCGAGAGCGGCATCGACAACCCGCACACCAACACGCTCATCATCGAGGACTCCCAGCGCCTGGGCCTGGCCCAGCTCTACCAGCTCAAGGGCCGCGTGGGCCGCGGTCGCACGCAGGCCTACGCGTACTTCATGTTCCCCGGCGAGACGCCCCTCACGCCCGAGGCGACCGACCGCCTGACGGCCATCAACGAGTACCAGGACCTGGGCAGCGGCATGAAGATTGCCATGCGCGACCTGGAGATCCGCGGCGCGGGCTCGCTCATGGGCGCCGAGCAGCACGGCAACCTCAGCTCCGTGGGCTTTGACCTCTTCACCCAGATGCTGGGCGAGGCCGTGGCCGAGGCGCGCGGCGAGACGCGCGAGGTCGAGGAGGCCGAGGTCACCATCAACCTTCCGGCCGACTTCTACCTGGCCGAGGAGTACCTGCCCGAGGTGGACCGCCGCGTGCTGGTCTACCGCAAGCTGGCGGCCGCCGTGGACCTGGCCGAGGTGGACGAGCTGCAGAAGGAGACCGAGGACAGCTTTGGCGCGCTGCCGCTGGCCGGCCGCAACCTCTTTGACCGCGCGCGCATCCGCATCCGCGGCCAGCGCCTGGGCGTGACGAGCGTGAGCCTGACCAACGGCCGCCTCATCTACCAGGGCATAGAGGTCCCGCGCGACGTGGCGCTCAAGCTCCGCGGGCAGGGCGCGCTCAACTACCCCAAGAGCCACAAGCTGGCCTATCCCTTCCATCGCGGCGACGGCGAGGTCATGCCCGCCGCCGTCGGCGTCCTGGAGCAGGTCGGCGGCGATGACGAGGTGGACGAGTAG